A genomic segment from Acidobacteriota bacterium encodes:
- a CDS encoding metallophosphoesterase — protein sequence MLHLSDIHFGPPHYRPAAAGVEALVADRRPDLVVVSGDLTQRAKPLQFRQARRFLEGLGPPFLAVPGNHDVPMYRVWERLLDRYGAYRRHFSPDIEPSFRDAELEVVGFNTAFNLTIEDGRFTARQLAAVGERFHRDGSAESEGRVRIAVAHHPLAALPELMGWRTARRSGEALTAFAAAGVDLVLAGHVHVAAVGVAPDCGRRLWLVQSGTSTSGRGRGRERGRNTCNLITLDTGVGGRSATVEQMLWSERSGLFETEAVHDCALA from the coding sequence CTGCTCCACCTCTCCGACATCCACTTCGGGCCGCCGCACTACCGGCCGGCGGCCGCGGGCGTGGAGGCGCTGGTCGCCGACCGGCGCCCCGACCTCGTCGTCGTGTCGGGAGACCTGACTCAGCGGGCGAAACCTCTGCAGTTCCGGCAGGCGCGGCGGTTCCTGGAAGGGCTCGGGCCGCCGTTCCTGGCCGTACCGGGCAACCACGACGTTCCGATGTACCGGGTGTGGGAGCGTCTGCTCGACCGTTACGGCGCCTACCGCCGCCACTTCAGCCCCGACATCGAGCCCAGCTTCCGGGATGCGGAACTGGAGGTCGTCGGGTTCAACACGGCGTTCAACCTGACGATCGAGGACGGCCGCTTCACGGCACGCCAACTGGCCGCGGTGGGGGAGCGCTTCCATCGGGACGGCTCGGCGGAGAGCGAGGGCCGTGTGCGGATCGCCGTCGCCCATCACCCGCTGGCGGCCCTGCCCGAACTGATGGGCTGGCGTACGGCGCGTCGCAGCGGCGAGGCCCTGACGGCGTTCGCGGCCGCCGGCGTCGACCTGGTCCTGGCCGGGCACGTCCACGTAGCCGCCGTGGGCGTGGCGCCGGACTGCGGAAGAAGGCTGTGGCTGGTCCAGAGCGGTACCTCGACTTCGGGGCGCGGACGGGGCAGGGAGCGCGGCCGGAACACCTGCAACCTGATCACCCTGGATACGGGGGTCGGGGGCCGGTCGGCGACGGTCGAGCAGATGCTCTGGTCGGAGCGGAGCGGGCTTTTCGAGACAGAAGCGGTTCACGACTGCGCACTGGCATGA
- a CDS encoding pitrilysin family protein, giving the protein MNAVDLRAFDRVAGRVETLDNGLRVVLLPQNGAESIVVALCYRAGSRDEEPGESGLAHFLEHMMFKGSAAYEPGAIDRLTQRLGGTNNAFTSHDATLYHFQFERGSWQEALRIESDRMRGLSLLPEEVDSEREVILEEIRMVEDDPWDALEQAVARRVFGGHPYGRSVLGTRESLRSLDAGALRSFHDRHYRPGRAVLVCAGGLPPDAMELVEAALGGGAPTGGRTRASPGSPVFEARPDGRVELQGGETPRLLVAHPAPAPDDPAHVHLRLTLAVLCSGRASRVQRDLVEEDPLALWASAAVAGHRLGGMATLSAEAAPGVDPERLEQELCARVEGLASRPPDAEELERAKRILFADWVFLHEAVAERAVTAALEQALFRPGFSRDSFEALSAATASDVAAACAALLSGETRVVGWSRP; this is encoded by the coding sequence ATGAACGCGGTCGATCTGCGGGCCTTCGACCGCGTGGCGGGTCGGGTCGAGACGCTGGACAACGGCCTGCGAGTGGTCCTCCTGCCGCAGAACGGGGCCGAGTCGATCGTCGTTGCCCTCTGCTATCGCGCCGGAAGTCGGGACGAGGAACCCGGCGAGTCCGGTCTGGCCCACTTTCTGGAGCACATGATGTTCAAGGGCTCGGCGGCCTACGAACCGGGCGCGATCGACCGTCTGACTCAGCGCCTGGGCGGCACGAACAACGCGTTCACGTCCCACGACGCAACCCTCTACCACTTCCAGTTCGAGCGCGGATCGTGGCAGGAGGCGCTCCGGATCGAGTCCGACCGGATGCGGGGCCTGAGCCTGCTGCCGGAGGAGGTGGACAGCGAGCGCGAGGTGATCCTCGAGGAGATCCGGATGGTCGAGGACGATCCCTGGGACGCGCTGGAGCAGGCGGTGGCCCGGCGCGTGTTCGGCGGCCATCCCTACGGGCGATCCGTGCTCGGCACGAGGGAGAGCCTGCGCTCGCTGGACGCCGGGGCGCTCCGCTCGTTTCATGACCGGCACTATCGGCCGGGTCGTGCGGTCCTGGTCTGCGCCGGCGGCCTGCCCCCGGACGCGATGGAGCTTGTCGAGGCGGCGCTGGGCGGCGGCGCGCCAACCGGTGGGCGAACCCGCGCGAGCCCCGGATCGCCCGTCTTCGAGGCACGGCCCGACGGTCGGGTCGAGCTGCAGGGAGGGGAGACGCCACGCCTGCTCGTCGCCCATCCGGCGCCCGCGCCGGACGACCCGGCCCATGTCCATCTCCGTCTGACCCTGGCCGTCCTCTGCAGTGGCCGCGCGAGTCGCGTCCAGCGCGACCTTGTCGAGGAGGATCCGCTGGCGCTCTGGGCCTCGGCCGCCGTTGCCGGGCACCGGTTGGGAGGCATGGCGACGCTGTCGGCCGAGGCGGCGCCCGGTGTCGATCCGGAGCGTCTGGAGCAGGAGCTCTGTGCGCGGGTCGAGGGCCTCGCGAGTCGCCCGCCGGACGCCGAAGAGCTCGAGCGGGCGAAGCGGATTCTGTTCGCGGACTGGGTCTTCCTGCACGAAGCGGTCGCCGAACGGGCGGTGACGGCCGCGCTCGAGCAGGCTCTGTTCCGACCGGGCTTCAGCCGCGATTCGTTCGAGGCGTTGTCCGCCGCGACCGCATCCGACGTCGCCGCGGCCTGCGCCGCCCTGCTGTCCGGGGAAACGCGGGTCGTCGGCTGGTCTCGCCCGTGA